One part of the Paenibacillus silvisoli genome encodes these proteins:
- a CDS encoding sugar phosphate isomerase/epimerase family protein, which yields MTNRMVDRLGVITDEVSADLVTALDFASEKGLKHVEIRTVDGKNVLALSDGEADRIREEAESRGLFISCIASPVFKCALDASRSVADGDRFNQEERSVSEHFVMLERAMELAERLGTNRIRIFSFWREQEPLERYEDEIVRQLSRAVKLAEARGMLLLLENEPSCNGGFAEEVARFVSAVDSSSLRVLWDPGNEQYGSRPSYPDGYAAVRGLLAHVHLKDVLIDSAGKSACVPIGSGVVPYIEQFQGLEQDGYTGLFTIETHFIPEGGTALEGTAMSLAGLAVLLDRLQAETR from the coding sequence ATGACAAATCGAATGGTTGATCGATTAGGCGTAATTACGGATGAAGTATCGGCTGACCTCGTTACCGCGTTGGATTTTGCGTCGGAGAAGGGTCTAAAGCATGTTGAAATTCGCACCGTTGACGGGAAGAACGTGCTTGCGCTAAGCGATGGCGAGGCGGATCGAATACGCGAGGAAGCGGAAAGCCGCGGACTTTTCATATCTTGCATCGCTTCCCCGGTGTTCAAATGCGCGCTGGATGCGTCAAGATCGGTTGCGGATGGAGACCGGTTCAATCAGGAGGAGCGATCCGTCAGCGAGCACTTCGTCATGCTGGAACGCGCCATGGAGCTGGCGGAAAGGCTCGGGACGAACCGCATCCGCATCTTCTCGTTCTGGCGGGAGCAGGAGCCGCTCGAACGTTACGAGGACGAGATCGTTCGGCAGCTGTCGCGGGCCGTTAAGTTGGCGGAAGCCCGCGGTATGTTACTTCTGCTCGAGAACGAGCCGTCTTGCAACGGCGGATTTGCCGAAGAGGTCGCGCGTTTCGTCAGCGCCGTCGATTCTTCGTCGCTTCGCGTGCTTTGGGATCCGGGCAACGAGCAGTATGGCAGCCGCCCGAGCTATCCGGACGGTTATGCAGCGGTTCGCGGGCTGCTGGCTCATGTGCATCTGAAGGATGTACTGATCGATTCGGCAGGCAAATCGGCGTGCGTTCCCATCGGATCGGGCGTCGTCCCGTATATCGAGCAATTCCAAGGCTTGGAACAGGACGGCTACACCGGTTTGTTTACGATTGAAACGCACTTTATTCCGGAAGGCGGAACGGCGCTGGAAGGGACCGCGATGTCTCTAGCGGGGCTGGCGGTACTGCTGGACCGGCTTCAAGCCGAAACGAGGTGA
- a CDS encoding Gfo/Idh/MocA family protein, whose amino-acid sequence MLRFGIIGCGTIADFHIEAIRGLGGATAAVTAISSRNASKAQAVAERLGCAWTADYMELLAREDVDIVCVTTSSGSHYRIGCDALAAGKHLVIEKPVAMRAHEALALCRLAAERSLTLSVISQRRFEPLHREVKRILAEGKLGKLLLAEVEVPFFRSQSYYDSAPWRGTIAEDGGALMNQGIHSIDLLLWLAGEARTVYGRTVTATHAMEAEDLGVALVQFKNGALGTMMASTSINPGFPAGIRLYGSEGTIKLAGSDIVHWSVPGYEAPPAFGSAPAYGGVSDPRSISHLYHQLQLQNVIEAIASGSPPEVTGEDGFRAVQLIEAVYESSATGKEIAIEPHSIL is encoded by the coding sequence ATGCTGCGATTCGGAATCATAGGCTGCGGCACTATTGCAGACTTTCACATTGAAGCGATCCGCGGGCTGGGCGGTGCGACGGCGGCGGTTACGGCCATTTCCAGCCGGAATGCTTCGAAGGCACAGGCGGTCGCGGAACGGCTGGGCTGTGCTTGGACGGCGGATTATATGGAGCTCTTGGCTCGGGAGGACGTGGACATTGTTTGCGTCACCACCTCGAGCGGCAGTCATTACCGGATCGGCTGCGATGCGCTCGCGGCAGGCAAGCATCTTGTGATCGAAAAGCCGGTCGCGATGCGCGCGCATGAGGCGCTAGCGCTGTGCCGGCTGGCGGCGGAGCGTTCGCTCACGCTGTCCGTCATTTCGCAGCGCAGGTTCGAGCCGCTGCACCGGGAAGTGAAACGCATTTTGGCGGAGGGAAAGCTCGGAAAGCTGCTGCTCGCCGAGGTAGAGGTACCCTTTTTCAGGTCGCAGAGTTACTATGACAGCGCGCCATGGCGGGGGACGATCGCCGAGGACGGCGGGGCGCTCATGAATCAAGGGATTCATTCCATCGACCTGCTGCTGTGGCTCGCGGGAGAAGCGCGCACCGTGTACGGACGTACCGTGACCGCGACCCATGCGATGGAAGCGGAAGATTTAGGCGTGGCGCTGGTTCAGTTCAAGAACGGCGCGCTTGGCACGATGATGGCATCGACCAGCATTAACCCAGGCTTTCCGGCCGGTATTCGGTTGTACGGCTCGGAAGGGACGATTAAGCTGGCGGGCTCGGATATCGTGCATTGGTCGGTTCCCGGCTACGAGGCGCCGCCTGCGTTCGGATCTGCGCCTGCTTATGGCGGCGTTTCGGATCCGCGGAGCATCAGCCATTTGTATCATCAGCTGCAGCTGCAAAATGTCATCGAGGCCATAGCGTCCGGCAGCCCGCCCGAAGTGACGGGCGAGGATGGCTTCAGAGCCGTTCAGCTTATCGAAGCGGTCTACGAAAGCTCGGCGACCGGCAAGGAAATCGCAATCGAACCCCACTCGATCCTATAG
- a CDS encoding Gfo/Idh/MocA family protein: MSQSQSQSILKVGIIGQGRSGRDIHGRALTQFPEHFQIAAVADSIPERQRLAEQEFGCRAYATWQEMVASETLDLVVNASPSHLHVPISLELLNRGFNVLCEKPLARTSAEVDQLIEASERNGKLLAVFQQSRFLPAYVRIREIIESGVLGRIVQLDFTSNRFARRWDWQTLQRNNGGSLLNLGSHVLDQALQLFGNDVMPGVTCLMDRANTYGDAEDYVKIILQGEGRPTVDIEVSSCSLFPGDMFVIQGTNGGLRGNNERLEWKYFKPEEAPVQQLTTEPLVDQNGLPAYCRETLNWYSDSWELSLPNGKEDYPYMAEQLYGRLHKSIVEGTPLEITPHQVRQQLAVIEECRRQNPHIYEQNGEPVRG, encoded by the coding sequence ATGAGCCAATCGCAATCGCAATCGATCTTGAAAGTCGGCATTATCGGTCAGGGCCGCAGCGGCCGCGACATCCACGGAAGGGCGCTTACCCAGTTTCCGGAGCATTTCCAAATCGCGGCGGTCGCCGATTCGATCCCGGAGCGGCAGCGGTTGGCGGAGCAAGAGTTCGGCTGCCGGGCGTACGCAACCTGGCAGGAGATGGTCGCGAGCGAGACGCTGGATCTCGTCGTGAACGCGTCCCCGAGCCACTTGCACGTGCCTATTTCGCTGGAGCTGCTGAACCGGGGCTTTAATGTCCTGTGCGAGAAGCCGCTGGCCCGGACATCGGCGGAAGTCGATCAGCTCATTGAAGCGTCGGAGCGTAACGGCAAGCTGCTCGCGGTGTTCCAGCAATCCCGTTTCTTGCCGGCTTACGTGCGCATTCGCGAAATCATCGAAAGCGGCGTGCTGGGCCGCATCGTTCAGCTCGATTTTACGAGCAACCGGTTTGCCCGGAGATGGGATTGGCAGACGCTTCAACGCAACAACGGCGGCAGCTTGCTCAATTTGGGCTCGCATGTGCTCGATCAAGCGCTGCAGCTGTTCGGCAACGACGTGATGCCAGGCGTTACGTGCCTCATGGACCGGGCCAACACGTATGGCGACGCGGAAGATTACGTCAAAATCATCCTTCAAGGCGAGGGGCGTCCGACCGTCGACATCGAAGTGTCGTCGTGCAGCCTGTTCCCGGGCGATATGTTCGTCATTCAAGGGACGAATGGCGGCTTGCGCGGCAACAATGAGCGGCTTGAGTGGAAATATTTTAAGCCGGAGGAAGCGCCGGTCCAGCAGCTCACCACGGAGCCGCTGGTCGACCAGAACGGCCTGCCGGCTTACTGCCGGGAGACGTTGAACTGGTATTCGGACAGCTGGGAGCTGTCGCTTCCGAACGGCAAAGAGGATTATCCGTATATGGCGGAGCAGCTGTACGGTAGGCTTCATAAGTCGATCGTAGAGGGTACGCCGCTCGAAATTACGCCGCACCAAGTGCGTCAGCAGCTTGCCGTCATTGAGGAGTGCAGACGGCAAAATCCGCACATCTACGAGCAGAACGGC